A window of Lysobacter terrestris contains these coding sequences:
- the wecC gene encoding UDP-N-acetyl-D-mannosamine dehydrogenase produces MNDHALHSVRENSAADNDGVRRLAVIGLGYIGLPTAATFASTGKQVVGIDISQRAVDAVNAGQTHIEEDGLPELVAQCVRNGNLRATTTPEPADDFIIAVPTPVDHDTHAPDVSYVEAAGRSIAPVLRAGNLVVLESTSPVGTTQMLARLLANLRPDLRFPLDGEEHPDVHLAYCPERIIPGRMLSELVENDRIIGGMSAACTQRATELYQCFVKGACLPGDDRTAELCKLTENAFRDVNIAFANELSMICGDIGLDVWKVIELANHHPRVNILNPGPGVGGHCIAVDPWFIVASAPERAHLVRTARQVNDSKPNYVLEQVAHAVAAAGQPTPRIACFGLTYKPDVDDFRESPALHIAHTLAKRYPGKLACVDPFHDALKFSGESTEGIVFESADDALRDAGVVVMLVGHSEFRSLPRPTGKAIIDATGFWKHSAP; encoded by the coding sequence ATGAACGACCATGCACTTCACTCCGTCAGGGAGAATTCTGCTGCAGACAACGACGGCGTCCGTCGCCTTGCGGTGATCGGGTTGGGGTACATCGGCCTGCCCACCGCTGCGACGTTTGCATCGACCGGCAAGCAGGTCGTGGGAATCGACATCTCCCAGCGTGCGGTGGATGCCGTGAACGCGGGGCAGACCCATATCGAGGAAGACGGGCTTCCCGAGCTCGTCGCGCAGTGCGTTCGCAATGGCAATCTGCGGGCGACGACGACCCCCGAGCCCGCCGACGACTTTATTATCGCCGTGCCCACTCCCGTCGATCACGATACGCATGCTCCGGACGTGAGTTACGTGGAGGCCGCGGGCCGATCAATCGCTCCGGTTCTTCGGGCGGGCAACCTGGTCGTGCTCGAATCAACCTCCCCGGTAGGCACGACGCAAATGCTCGCGCGCCTTCTGGCCAATCTGCGCCCGGACCTGCGCTTTCCGCTGGATGGCGAGGAGCACCCAGATGTCCATCTCGCCTATTGCCCGGAGCGGATCATTCCGGGGCGCATGCTGAGCGAACTCGTGGAGAATGACCGCATCATCGGCGGCATGTCGGCCGCGTGTACCCAACGTGCTACCGAGCTGTACCAGTGTTTCGTGAAAGGCGCGTGCCTTCCAGGTGATGATCGCACGGCTGAGCTGTGCAAGCTGACGGAGAACGCTTTCCGCGACGTCAATATCGCGTTTGCCAACGAGCTTTCGATGATTTGCGGCGATATCGGCCTCGACGTATGGAAAGTGATTGAACTCGCCAACCATCATCCGCGCGTCAACATTCTCAACCCGGGGCCTGGCGTGGGCGGGCACTGCATCGCGGTCGATCCCTGGTTCATTGTCGCCAGCGCGCCTGAGCGCGCGCACCTTGTCCGTACTGCGCGCCAGGTCAACGACAGCAAGCCGAATTACGTTCTCGAGCAGGTTGCCCACGCGGTAGCGGCTGCCGGGCAGCCGACGCCACGCATCGCCTGCTTCGGACTCACGTACAAGCCCGACGTCGATGACTTCCGCGAAAGCCCGGCGCTGCACATTGCGCATACCCTTGCCAAGCGGTATCCCGGCAAGCTCGCCTGCGTCGATCCCTTCCATGACGCACTCAAGTTCTCCGGTGAATCCACCGAAGGGATCGTGTTCGAATCCGCGGACGACGCGCTGCGCGACGCCGGCGTGGTCGTGATGCTGGTCGGTCACTCCGAGTTCAGGAGCCTGCCGCGCCCGACGGGCAAGGCGATAATCGACGCCACCGGTTTCTGGAAGCACTCGGCACCCTGA
- a CDS encoding glycosyltransferase, with translation MRTVDAGADVASMPSAVTVQLNWKGKLRRRIEDGLSARLGHGLNWKGHAMEAIKRVMSLPLFPDSRAEWQPWAKRRLRELLDQYQPDVVISSHEPAMTIELGALARKNGYPWVADLGDPVLAPYTPRRWRKRALATERMLCARADLVTVTSDHAREVLRNRHKIGEERCAILTQGFDHREVVARDTSVSFDDGKLELLYTGSFYSFRRIGALLEAVLAVSSVRLSVATIIAPPELIAAARRHPDRIRLLGFIPHSQAVALQRRCDVLVNLANENPVQVPGKFFEYLGSGTPILHIGGAENDFAARLLRHSGGGWCEPDDPALLQSRLASLAEGKARDGKVPSVAGTDFDVMQYSWKNLSQRLVELISSRMPATAEVAANPLTNDARTI, from the coding sequence ATGCGTACGGTCGATGCAGGGGCGGACGTCGCGTCCATGCCTTCCGCCGTCACCGTGCAACTGAACTGGAAGGGAAAACTCCGGCGCAGGATCGAGGACGGCCTTTCGGCTCGGCTCGGGCATGGCTTGAACTGGAAGGGGCATGCGATGGAGGCGATCAAGCGCGTGATGTCGCTTCCACTGTTTCCGGATTCGCGTGCCGAATGGCAACCGTGGGCGAAGCGTCGGCTACGCGAATTGCTGGACCAGTACCAGCCGGACGTAGTTATCTCATCCCACGAGCCGGCGATGACTATCGAGCTCGGGGCGCTTGCGCGGAAAAATGGATATCCGTGGGTCGCGGACCTTGGTGATCCGGTGCTCGCCCCGTACACGCCTCGACGTTGGCGCAAACGAGCATTGGCCACCGAGCGGATGCTTTGCGCACGCGCGGACCTGGTCACGGTTACCAGCGATCATGCGCGCGAAGTGCTGCGCAACCGCCACAAAATCGGGGAGGAGCGCTGCGCCATTCTCACGCAGGGCTTCGATCATCGCGAGGTGGTCGCCCGTGATACATCGGTGTCCTTCGACGACGGCAAGCTGGAGCTGTTGTATACCGGAAGCTTCTATTCGTTCCGCCGCATAGGCGCGCTGTTGGAGGCGGTGCTTGCCGTTTCGTCGGTGCGGCTTAGTGTTGCCACGATCATCGCGCCTCCCGAACTGATTGCAGCCGCGAGGCGTCATCCGGATCGGATTAGGCTGCTCGGCTTCATCCCCCACTCGCAAGCAGTGGCTCTGCAGCGTCGTTGTGATGTTCTTGTGAACCTGGCGAATGAGAATCCGGTGCAGGTACCAGGGAAGTTCTTTGAATACCTTGGGTCCGGCACACCGATACTCCACATTGGCGGCGCGGAAAACGACTTCGCAGCAAGGCTGCTGCGGCATTCGGGGGGCGGATGGTGTGAGCCCGACGACCCCGCGCTGCTGCAGTCCAGGCTCGCTTCCCTTGCGGAAGGGAAGGCGCGCGACGGCAAGGTTCCATCGGTTGCAGGGACGGACTTCGACGTCATGCAATATTCCTGGAAGAACCTCTCGCAGCGGTTGGTCGAACTCATCTCTTCCCGCATGCCGGCCACAGCCGAAGTCGCCGCCAATCCGTTAACGAACGATGCAAGAACAATCTGA
- a CDS encoding ABC transporter ATP-binding protein — protein sequence MSALLNAHHLTLELPIFLQADRSARSWFSTLWGAAFDPPKREFRTILDDISFSAAEGDRIGIVGRNGAGKSTLLRVLTGAYQPTRGWLDIAGSRQALLNISLGFNGEATVRENVILRGTAMGLRTRQLRELMEPVLEFAELGEKANHRLKTLSSGQRLRLGFSIATAVQQDIMIMDEWIGAGDASFIKKARDRMRGRVDGAKIVILASHNFSLLKDVCNKGLVIEAGRLEYFGSIDESLKEYERILQRAPVASPAD from the coding sequence ATGTCTGCCCTGCTGAACGCGCATCACCTCACGCTCGAGTTGCCCATCTTCCTGCAGGCGGACCGCTCTGCGCGCTCGTGGTTTTCCACGCTATGGGGCGCTGCATTCGACCCGCCGAAGCGTGAATTCCGGACGATCCTCGACGACATCAGCTTCTCCGCTGCCGAGGGCGATCGCATCGGCATCGTCGGGCGGAATGGCGCAGGCAAGTCGACGTTGCTACGGGTATTGACCGGAGCTTACCAGCCAACGCGAGGCTGGCTGGATATCGCCGGTTCGCGTCAGGCGTTGCTAAATATCTCGTTAGGGTTCAACGGGGAAGCGACCGTCCGGGAGAACGTCATTCTTCGCGGAACCGCGATGGGGCTGCGGACAAGGCAGTTGCGCGAGCTGATGGAGCCGGTTCTCGAGTTCGCGGAACTCGGCGAAAAGGCCAATCACCGCCTGAAGACGCTGTCGTCTGGGCAGCGGCTACGACTTGGCTTCTCTATCGCGACCGCCGTGCAGCAGGACATCATGATCATGGACGAATGGATTGGCGCCGGCGACGCCTCCTTCATCAAGAAGGCGCGTGATCGCATGCGCGGAAGGGTCGATGGCGCAAAGATCGTCATCCTCGCGAGTCACAATTTCAGCTTGCTGAAGGATGTATGCAATAAGGGGTTGGTGATCGAAGCGGGCCGACTGGAGTACTTCGGGAGCATCGACGAGAGCCTGAAAGAATACGAGCGCATCCTCCAGCGGGCTCCTGTTGCTTCGCCTGCGGACTGA
- a CDS encoding ABC transporter permease, which produces MILLLRDMARSLREPEFWGYSSWLDIVTKYRRSRFGLVWLLLPPVIYVGGVGYFYALLSKVDPLVYMPHLALGYLLFRLLSNVITESCSVLPGHASFILDGHLRLTDFVLRTMAKALFYLAAAMPLVVVVLALSPSLQPMGLLSVPLAVAVVILNLAWISVVVALLGARFPDVGELTGSLFIFGFILTPILWKADYAPYGTPHGTFMRMNPLYHMIEIIRAPLLGEPLERLTFVYVGAMTILGWIAAAYLYRRYSRFVPVWV; this is translated from the coding sequence TTGATTCTGCTATTGCGTGACATGGCGCGAAGCTTGCGAGAGCCCGAGTTCTGGGGCTACTCAAGTTGGCTTGACATCGTAACCAAGTATCGTCGCTCGAGGTTCGGCCTCGTATGGCTCCTGTTGCCACCCGTGATTTACGTGGGTGGCGTTGGATATTTTTACGCACTGCTTTCCAAAGTCGATCCCCTGGTGTACATGCCACACTTGGCGCTCGGCTATCTGCTGTTTCGCCTGCTGTCGAACGTCATCACGGAGTCCTGCAGCGTTCTCCCTGGGCACGCGAGCTTTATCCTTGACGGCCATTTGCGCTTGACAGACTTCGTGCTGCGCACGATGGCGAAGGCGCTCTTCTATTTGGCAGCCGCCATGCCATTGGTGGTCGTCGTGCTGGCGCTTTCGCCGTCCTTGCAACCCATGGGGCTGCTGTCGGTGCCCCTCGCGGTTGCGGTGGTGATCCTTAACTTGGCCTGGATCTCGGTCGTAGTAGCGCTGCTGGGTGCGCGCTTCCCCGACGTTGGCGAGTTAACGGGAAGTCTCTTCATCTTCGGCTTCATTCTCACGCCGATCCTTTGGAAAGCGGACTATGCGCCATACGGGACGCCGCACGGTACTTTTATGCGGATGAATCCGCTCTATCACATGATTGAGATCATCCGGGCCCCGCTGTTGGGAGAGCCGTTGGAGCGCCTTACCTTTGTCTACGTCGGGGCGATGACAATCCTTGGCTGGATCGCAGCGGCCTATCTGTACCGGCGTTACTCGCGATTCGTTCCAGTGTGGGTCTGA
- a CDS encoding cystathionine gamma-synthase — protein sequence MSDRDPKGGNKPGLGTLAIHGGQSPDPSTGAVMTPIYATSTYAQRSPGEHQGFEYSRSHNPTRFAYERCVATLEGGTQGYAFASGLAATSTVLEMFDSGSHVIAMDDVYGGTYRLFERVRRRSAGLDFSWVDLSDPVAFEAAIRPNTKLVWIETPTNPLLKLVDIEQIATIARKHGIVVAVDNTFSSPILQRPLELGAHLVMHSATKYLNGHSDMVGGMVVVGDDAEIAEKMTFLQNAVGGVQGPFDSFLALRGLKTLHLRMKAHCENAQALAEWLETHPAIEKVIYPGLNSYPQHELAKRQMDGFGGMVSVFVKGGLDGARRMMERCHLFTIAESLGGVESLVNHPAIMTHASIPAERRALLGVADNLVRLSVGIENQEDLRRELDEALA from the coding sequence ATGAGCGATCGAGACCCGAAGGGCGGCAACAAGCCCGGTCTGGGCACCCTGGCGATCCATGGCGGGCAATCGCCGGACCCCAGCACCGGCGCGGTGATGACGCCGATCTACGCGACCTCGACCTACGCCCAGCGCAGCCCGGGCGAGCACCAGGGGTTCGAGTACTCGCGCAGCCACAATCCCACCCGCTTCGCCTACGAGCGTTGCGTGGCGACGCTCGAAGGCGGCACGCAGGGTTACGCGTTCGCCTCCGGCCTGGCCGCGACCTCGACCGTGCTTGAGATGTTCGACAGCGGCAGCCACGTCATCGCGATGGACGACGTCTACGGCGGCACCTACCGCCTGTTCGAGCGCGTGCGTCGCCGCTCGGCCGGCCTGGATTTCAGCTGGGTCGACCTGAGCGACCCGGTGGCGTTCGAAGCGGCGATCCGCCCGAACACCAAGCTGGTCTGGATCGAGACCCCGACCAACCCGCTGCTGAAGCTGGTCGACATCGAACAGATCGCGACGATCGCGCGCAAGCACGGCATCGTCGTCGCCGTCGACAACACCTTCAGTTCCCCGATCCTGCAGCGCCCGCTGGAGCTCGGCGCGCACCTGGTCATGCACTCGGCGACCAAGTACCTCAACGGCCACTCCGACATGGTCGGCGGCATGGTGGTCGTCGGCGACGACGCCGAGATCGCCGAGAAGATGACGTTCCTTCAGAACGCGGTGGGCGGCGTGCAGGGGCCGTTCGACAGCTTCCTGGCGTTACGTGGCCTGAAGACGTTGCATCTGCGCATGAAGGCGCATTGCGAGAATGCGCAGGCGCTGGCGGAGTGGCTGGAGACGCATCCGGCGATCGAGAAGGTGATCTATCCGGGTTTGAATTCGTATCCGCAGCACGAGCTAGCGAAGCGGCAGATGGATGGGTTCGGGGGAATGGTCAGCGTCTTCGTGAAGGGCGGCCTGGACGGTGCGCGCCGGATGATGGAGCGCTGCCATTTGTTCACCATTGCTGAATCGCTGGGTGGCGTGGAAAGCCTCGTCAACCATCCGGCGATCATGACGCATGCATCCATACCCGCCGAGCGCCGTGCGCTGCTTGGTGTGGCCGATAACCTGGTGCGCCTGAGCGTTGGTATCGAGAATCAGGAGGACCTCCGCAGGGAACTCGATGAGGCACTTGCTTGA
- a CDS encoding 2OG-Fe(II) oxygenase family protein — translation MHTEFAGAPLWLVRLDAGVVAAALPPVPEGVNALCVAAQPPAELPAGWRGFRAEPRWLDLLAADVLWQVDTNLRLVGSHGLPLSASLPVATAKELDAASMRDAAPVLQIPGVFEPDFCAALIAHLDEQCGGGEPSRVLALEGGAQTLYLDPTIKQRRESLPRDPQLEAAMHERLLRRALPEIARVFNFQVNRRDAFKLLAYPQDAGYFRAHRDNATPDVAHRRFALSINLNQGGYVGGEFRFPEFAPNRYSPATGGALVFSCSLLHEVLPVEQGTRYAVTTFLY, via the coding sequence TTGCATACGGAATTTGCCGGCGCGCCGCTGTGGCTGGTGCGCTTGGACGCGGGCGTTGTCGCCGCCGCCCTGCCGCCGGTTCCAGAAGGCGTGAATGCGCTCTGTGTCGCCGCGCAGCCACCTGCGGAGTTGCCCGCGGGGTGGCGCGGCTTTCGTGCCGAGCCGCGCTGGCTGGATCTCCTGGCAGCCGACGTGTTGTGGCAAGTCGACACGAACCTGCGCCTGGTCGGCAGTCATGGCTTGCCGTTGTCGGCATCGCTCCCCGTCGCTACCGCGAAGGAATTGGATGCGGCGAGCATGCGCGACGCCGCGCCGGTGCTGCAGATCCCCGGCGTGTTCGAGCCCGATTTCTGCGCCGCGTTGATCGCGCACCTGGACGAGCAGTGTGGCGGCGGCGAGCCGTCCCGGGTGTTGGCGCTGGAAGGCGGGGCGCAGACCCTGTACCTGGATCCGACCATCAAGCAGCGGCGGGAAAGCCTCCCGCGTGATCCGCAACTCGAAGCGGCAATGCACGAACGGTTGCTGCGGCGCGCGCTGCCCGAGATCGCGCGGGTGTTCAACTTCCAGGTGAATCGCCGCGACGCGTTCAAGTTGCTGGCGTATCCGCAGGACGCCGGCTACTTCCGCGCCCATCGCGACAACGCGACGCCGGACGTCGCGCACCGACGCTTCGCGCTGTCGATCAACCTCAACCAGGGCGGGTACGTCGGCGGCGAATTCCGCTTTCCCGAGTTCGCGCCCAACCGCTATTCGCCGGCGACGGGCGGGGCGCTGGTGTTCTCCTGCTCGCTGCTGCACGAAGTGCTGCCGGTGGAGCAGGGCACGCGGTATGCGGTCACCACCTTCCTCTACTGA
- a CDS encoding pyridoxal-phosphate dependent enzyme: protein MPIHASVLELIGRTPIVKARRLDTGVCELYFKLESQNPGGSIKDRIGLSMIDAAEKAGRIKPGDTLVEGTAGNTGIGLALVAQQKGYKLLLVVPDKMSREKIFNLKAMGAQVVLTRSDVAKGHPDYYQDMAERIARETPGAYFINQFGNPDNPAAHEFGTGPEILAQMAEVGGVDAIVFGCGSSGTMTGLSRCFATNSPQTELVLADPVGSILEEYINRGTLSDKSASWMVEGIGEDFLPPISDFTRVKKAYAISDKESFLTARELLEKEGILGGSSTGTLLAAALKYCREQTTPKKVVVLVPDTGNKYISKMYNDYWMLDNGFLDRESTGDLRDLITRPFSKRDTIVVAPTDLLVTAWQRMKLYDVSQLPVMEGDNIVGIVDESDVLLHVYGDEARFRDPVSTAMVSKLDKLDVRSPIEALLPVFDRGHVAIVVDGERFVGLITRIDLLNYLRRRVQ, encoded by the coding sequence ATGCCCATCCACGCTTCCGTCCTCGAACTGATCGGCCGCACCCCGATCGTCAAAGCGCGTCGCCTCGACACCGGCGTCTGCGAGCTCTACTTCAAACTGGAATCGCAGAACCCCGGCGGCTCGATCAAGGACCGCATCGGCCTGTCGATGATCGATGCGGCGGAGAAGGCCGGAAGGATCAAGCCCGGCGACACCCTGGTCGAAGGCACCGCGGGTAACACCGGCATCGGCCTGGCCCTGGTCGCGCAACAGAAGGGCTACAAGCTGCTCCTGGTCGTGCCCGACAAGATGAGCCGCGAGAAGATCTTCAACCTCAAGGCGATGGGCGCGCAGGTCGTGCTGACGCGCTCGGACGTGGCCAAGGGCCATCCCGACTACTACCAGGACATGGCCGAACGCATCGCGCGCGAAACGCCGGGTGCGTATTTCATCAACCAGTTCGGCAACCCCGACAATCCCGCCGCGCACGAGTTCGGTACCGGGCCGGAGATCCTGGCGCAGATGGCCGAAGTCGGCGGCGTCGATGCGATCGTGTTCGGCTGCGGCAGCTCCGGCACCATGACCGGCCTGTCGCGCTGCTTCGCGACGAACTCGCCGCAGACCGAGCTGGTCCTCGCCGATCCGGTGGGTTCGATCCTCGAGGAATACATCAACCGCGGCACGCTCAGCGACAAGTCGGCCAGCTGGATGGTGGAAGGCATCGGCGAGGATTTCCTGCCGCCGATCTCCGACTTCACCCGGGTGAAGAAGGCCTACGCGATCAGCGACAAGGAAAGCTTCCTCACCGCGCGTGAGCTGCTGGAAAAGGAGGGCATCCTCGGCGGTTCCTCCACCGGCACCCTGCTCGCCGCCGCGCTGAAGTACTGCCGCGAACAGACCACGCCTAAAAAGGTGGTCGTGCTGGTGCCGGATACCGGCAACAAGTACATCTCCAAGATGTACAACGACTACTGGATGCTGGACAACGGCTTCCTCGACCGCGAATCCACCGGCGACCTGCGCGACCTGATCACGCGTCCCTTCTCCAAGCGCGACACCATCGTGGTGGCACCCACCGACCTGCTGGTCACGGCCTGGCAGCGCATGAAGCTGTACGACGTCAGCCAGCTGCCGGTGATGGAGGGCGACAACATCGTCGGCATCGTCGATGAGAGCGACGTGCTGCTGCATGTCTACGGCGACGAGGCGCGCTTCCGCGACCCGGTATCGACGGCGATGGTGAGCAAGCTCGACAAGCTCGACGTGCGTTCCCCGATCGAGGCGCTGCTGCCGGTGTTCGATCGCGGGCATGTGGCGATCGTGGTAGACGGTGAGCGGTTCGTCGGCCTGATCACCCGCATCGACCTGCTCAACTACCTGCGTCGCCGCGTGCAGTGA
- a CDS encoding YdcH family protein — translation MFEEQPQQEIDALMRSNPEFKQLYQRHRDLDKKVMDAELGVLPIDDVTLNQMKREKLAAKDRLVRMYDSGHH, via the coding sequence ATGTTCGAAGAACAACCGCAGCAGGAAATCGATGCGCTGATGCGCTCCAACCCCGAATTCAAGCAGCTGTATCAGCGCCACCGCGACCTGGACAAGAAAGTGATGGACGCCGAACTCGGCGTGTTGCCGATCGACGACGTCACTCTCAACCAGATGAAGCGCGAGAAGCTTGCTGCGAAGGACCGCCTGGTCCGCATGTACGACTCGGGACACCACTGA
- a CDS encoding DUF4398 domain-containing protein: MALGLASTLPALAAPPPTAELTAAQQAVSRADSADGDQYAAEELATARSKLTQAQAAMTARKHKDALALAVAAAADGDLAYAHSRAAQTRTELVQRRNEIAELRRRLQVEAGAPRASAIDEAAPPAGDYTLRLQALATDPQLAALAAFERLRAQQAVDALAKARGRKREPADYLAQRRVEIAELTARTEASRRDIDQLDRERSELLIEASRRDAEAARAEAERLRVQAQIQAEEAERLRQQAAQSDAAMQDVETAIAGVSDVQAAKLKAAREREAKLAREEAELVAGGKLPPSRWDQRGEVFTLGSDAFVAGKAALSEKGAGSVRTLAAYLQATSGSAARIEGTDAKASLAQQRVEAVREALVGAGASRQQVRAAVGAAGKSKPRVEVVITTK, from the coding sequence ATGGCACTGGGTCTCGCTTCGACTTTGCCCGCGCTGGCCGCACCGCCGCCGACGGCCGAACTTACGGCCGCGCAGCAGGCGGTAAGCCGCGCCGACAGCGCCGATGGCGACCAGTATGCCGCCGAGGAACTGGCGACCGCGCGGAGCAAGCTGACCCAGGCGCAGGCGGCGATGACCGCGCGCAAGCACAAGGACGCCCTGGCCCTGGCCGTGGCCGCCGCGGCCGACGGCGACCTGGCGTATGCGCACAGCCGCGCGGCGCAGACCCGCACCGAACTCGTGCAGCGTCGCAACGAAATCGCCGAGCTGCGTCGCCGCTTGCAGGTCGAAGCGGGCGCCCCGCGCGCCAGCGCGATCGACGAGGCCGCGCCGCCCGCGGGGGACTACACGCTGCGCCTGCAGGCCCTGGCGACGGATCCGCAGTTGGCCGCGCTGGCCGCCTTCGAGCGCCTGCGTGCGCAGCAGGCGGTGGATGCGCTGGCGAAGGCGCGGGGCCGCAAGCGCGAGCCCGCCGACTACCTCGCCCAGCGCCGCGTGGAAATCGCGGAACTCACGGCGCGCACGGAAGCCAGCCGTCGCGACATCGACCAGTTGGATCGCGAACGCTCCGAACTGCTGATCGAGGCGAGCCGCCGCGACGCGGAGGCCGCCCGTGCCGAAGCCGAGCGCCTGCGCGTCCAGGCCCAGATCCAGGCGGAGGAGGCCGAGCGCCTGCGCCAGCAGGCCGCGCAGAGCGATGCCGCGATGCAGGACGTGGAAACGGCGATCGCCGGGGTCAGCGACGTGCAGGCGGCCAAGCTCAAGGCCGCGCGCGAACGCGAGGCCAAGCTCGCCCGCGAGGAGGCCGAACTGGTCGCCGGCGGCAAGCTGCCGCCCTCGCGCTGGGACCAGCGCGGGGAAGTCTTCACCCTGGGCAGCGACGCCTTCGTCGCCGGCAAGGCCGCCCTGAGCGAAAAGGGCGCCGGCAGCGTGCGCACGCTGGCCGCGTACCTGCAGGCCACCAGCGGCAGCGCCGCCCGCATCGAAGGCACCGACGCCAAGGCCTCGCTGGCCCAGCAGCGCGTCGAGGCGGTGCGCGAGGCCCTGGTCGGCGCCGGCGCCTCGCGTCAGCAGGTCCGCGCGGCGGTGGGTGCCGCCGGCAAGTCCAAGCCGCGCGTCGAAGTCGTGATCACGACGAAATGA
- a CDS encoding PilT/PilU family type 4a pilus ATPase, with protein sequence MDIGYFLKLMTEKNASDMFLTTGAPVYIKVEGKLHPLGNTGLPAGMVKKIAYSLMDEGQVPIFERDLELNMALAIPEAGRFRVNVFKQRGEVGMVIRAIRSVIPSIEELQLPQVLKDIIMAPRGLVLIVGSTGSGKSTTLAAMIDHRNTNTSGHILTIEDPIEYLHKHKKSIVNQREVGLDTHAFHNALKNAMREAPDVILIGEILDATTMEAAIAFAETGHLCLATLHSNNADQTLERILNFFHESAHKNVLMNLALNLRAVISQRLVVGIDGRRMPATEVLINTPMIRDLMRRGQVHEIKPAMEGSLEEGMESFDQCLFRLYKQGRIEREEALKAADSRDGLDLKFRLSEGGTGEHDPYADVFVAS encoded by the coding sequence ATGGACATCGGCTATTTCCTGAAGCTGATGACGGAGAAGAACGCGTCGGACATGTTCCTGACCACGGGCGCTCCTGTGTACATCAAGGTCGAGGGCAAGCTGCATCCCCTGGGCAACACCGGCCTGCCGGCCGGCATGGTGAAGAAGATCGCCTACTCGCTGATGGACGAGGGGCAAGTACCCATCTTCGAGCGTGACCTCGAGCTGAACATGGCCCTGGCCATCCCCGAGGCCGGCCGCTTCCGCGTCAACGTGTTCAAGCAGCGCGGCGAAGTCGGCATGGTGATCCGCGCGATCCGCAGCGTGATCCCGTCGATCGAGGAGCTGCAGCTGCCGCAGGTGCTCAAGGACATCATCATGGCCCCGCGCGGCCTGGTGCTGATCGTCGGCTCCACCGGTTCGGGCAAGTCGACCACGCTCGCGGCGATGATCGACCACCGCAATACGAATACATCGGGGCACATCCTCACCATCGAGGATCCGATCGAATACCTGCACAAGCACAAGAAATCGATCGTCAACCAGCGCGAAGTCGGCCTGGACACCCACGCCTTCCACAACGCGCTGAAGAACGCGATGCGCGAGGCGCCCGACGTCATCCTGATCGGCGAAATCCTCGACGCGACCACGATGGAAGCGGCGATCGCCTTCGCCGAAACCGGCCACCTGTGCCTGGCGACGCTGCACTCGAACAACGCTGACCAGACACTGGAGCGCATCCTCAACTTCTTCCACGAATCCGCGCACAAGAACGTGCTGATGAACCTCGCGCTGAACCTGCGCGCGGTCATCTCGCAGCGCCTGGTGGTCGGCATCGACGGCCGCCGCATGCCGGCGACCGAAGTGCTGATCAACACGCCGATGATCCGCGACCTGATGCGGCGCGGCCAGGTCCACGAGATCAAGCCGGCGATGGAGGGCTCGCTGGAGGAAGGCATGGAGAGCTTCGACCAGTGCCTGTTCCGCCTGTACAAGCAGGGCAGGATCGAGCGCGAGGAAGCCCTCAAGGCCGCCGACTCGCGCGATGGCCTGGACCTCAAGTTCCGCCTGTCCGAAGGCGGCACCGGCGAACACGACCCGTACGCGGACGTGTTCGTCGCGAGCTGA
- the maiA gene encoding maleylacetoacetate isomerase: MSDQLRLYSYWRSSAAYRVRIGLNLKGLPYEIVPIHLLRDGGQQRTEEYRRINPQGLVPVLQHGSRQLRQSLAILEYLDETWPARPLLPTTARSRQRARALALAIACDVHPLNNLRVLQYFEHEWNVPQPERDAWVQHWINEGFAAIESMLNDHLSTGQYCEGETPTIADCCLIPQVYNARRFGIDVARFPTIARIEQACLQLPAFDLARPEMQPDKPA; the protein is encoded by the coding sequence ATGAGCGATCAGTTGCGGTTGTATTCGTATTGGCGCTCCAGCGCCGCCTACCGCGTGCGCATCGGGCTGAACCTCAAGGGCCTGCCCTACGAGATCGTGCCGATCCATCTGCTGCGTGACGGTGGCCAGCAGCGCACCGAGGAATACCGCCGGATCAACCCGCAGGGCCTGGTGCCGGTGTTGCAGCACGGCAGCCGGCAGCTGCGGCAGTCGTTGGCGATCCTGGAATACCTCGACGAAACCTGGCCCGCGCGCCCGCTCCTGCCCACGACCGCGCGTTCGCGCCAGCGCGCCCGCGCCCTGGCGCTGGCGATCGCCTGCGACGTCCACCCGCTCAACAACCTGCGCGTGCTGCAGTACTTCGAGCACGAGTGGAACGTGCCCCAGCCCGAACGCGATGCCTGGGTCCAGCATTGGATCAACGAAGGCTTCGCCGCGATCGAGTCCATGCTCAACGACCACCTGTCGACGGGGCAGTACTGCGAGGGCGAGACGCCGACGATCGCGGACTGCTGCCTGATCCCGCAGGTCTACAACGCGCGCAGGTTCGGCATCGACGTCGCCCGCTTCCCGACCATCGCGCGCATCGAGCAGGCCTGCCTGCAGCTGCCCGCGTTCGACCTGGCCCGCCCGGAGATGCAGCCGGACAAGCCGGCGTAA